One Pectobacterium colocasium DNA segment encodes these proteins:
- a CDS encoding hemolysin family protein — protein MLNSLLLILCLIAISAFFSLSEISLAASRKIKLKLMADEGNLNADLVLKFQETPGIFFTVIQIGVNAVAILAGIIGDAAFSPTFSILFERFMSPEAADKVSFICSFVLVTSLFILFGDLTPKRIGMIAPEAVAVRIINPMRFCLFLFRPLVWIFNGLANVIFRLLKLPMVRKDDITSDDIYAVVEAGALAGVLRKQEHELIENVFELESRTVPSSMTSRESVVYFDLREQEDSIKEKIAQQPHSKFLVCDGTIDQIVGYVDSKDLLIRVLGNQSLTLSSGVQIRPALIVPDTLTLSEALESFKTAGEDFAVILNEYALVVGIITLNDVMTTLMGDLVGQGMEEQIVARDENSWLVEGGTPIEDVMRALNIDDFPHSGNYETIGGFMMYTLRKIPKRTDAVRFSGYKFEVVDIDSYKIDQLLVTRLEDRPIVSSSVKIDSDD, from the coding sequence CGAGATCTCGCTGGCGGCATCCCGTAAAATTAAACTCAAACTGATGGCCGACGAGGGAAACCTCAACGCCGATCTGGTGCTCAAATTCCAGGAGACACCGGGCATCTTCTTTACCGTGATTCAAATTGGCGTCAACGCCGTCGCAATTCTGGCCGGTATTATCGGCGATGCGGCATTTTCCCCGACGTTTTCCATTCTGTTTGAACGCTTCATGTCACCCGAAGCCGCAGATAAAGTCAGCTTCATTTGTTCATTCGTCCTCGTCACCAGTCTGTTTATCCTGTTTGGCGACCTCACCCCGAAACGCATTGGTATGATTGCGCCGGAAGCCGTCGCGGTCCGCATAATCAACCCCATGCGCTTCTGCCTGTTTCTCTTCCGTCCACTGGTGTGGATCTTTAACGGCCTGGCTAATGTTATTTTCCGCCTGCTCAAGCTGCCGATGGTGCGTAAAGATGACATCACGTCCGATGATATTTACGCCGTGGTGGAAGCGGGTGCATTGGCTGGCGTGCTGCGTAAGCAGGAGCACGAACTGATCGAGAACGTATTTGAACTGGAATCCCGCACCGTGCCGTCTTCAATGACCTCACGCGAAAGCGTGGTTTATTTCGATCTGCGCGAGCAGGAAGACAGCATTAAGGAAAAGATCGCCCAGCAGCCGCATTCCAAGTTTCTGGTTTGCGATGGCACGATTGATCAGATCGTCGGCTACGTGGATTCCAAAGACCTGCTGATTCGGGTGTTGGGAAACCAGAGCCTGACGCTGAGTAGCGGCGTGCAGATTCGTCCAGCGCTGATCGTACCGGATACGCTGACGCTGTCCGAAGCGTTAGAAAGCTTTAAAACCGCGGGCGAAGACTTTGCGGTCATCCTGAACGAATATGCGCTGGTCGTCGGCATCATCACGCTTAACGACGTGATGACCACGCTGATGGGCGATCTCGTCGGTCAGGGAATGGAAGAACAGATTGTCGCGCGCGATGAGAATTCCTGGCTGGTTGAAGGCGGCACGCCAATAGAAGACGTGATGCGCGCGCTGAATATTGATGATTTCCCGCATTCCGGCAACTACGAAACCATCGGCGGCTTCATGATGTATACGCTGCGGAAAATCCCGAAACGGACCGATGCGGTGCGCTTCTCAGGCTATAAGTTTGAAGTGGTAGATATCGACAGCTACAAGATCGATCAGCTGTTGGTGACGCGTCTGGAAGACCGCCCGATTGTCTCATCAAGCGTGAAGATTGATAGCGACGATTAA
- a CDS encoding YtfJ family protein, which yields MIKIRHLLLALAITPLLGLASLPASAHTLVLNQLVPPVGVADRGELQYQNNQFSYKNWNSAQLPGKVRVIQHIAGRTSAKEMNDPLISALKAANLPHDYYQTTTIVNTDDAIIGTSMFVRSSLEDNKKAFPWSQFIVDSNGNVRKTWQLQPQSSAIAVLDKQGKVRFVKDGALNGQEVQQVMSLLRQLLEEK from the coding sequence ATGATAAAAATACGCCACCTGCTCCTCGCTCTTGCTATCACGCCGCTGTTAGGGCTTGCCTCGCTTCCTGCCTCAGCCCATACGCTAGTGCTCAACCAATTGGTTCCTCCCGTCGGCGTCGCGGACAGAGGGGAACTTCAGTACCAGAATAATCAGTTTAGTTATAAAAACTGGAACAGCGCGCAATTGCCCGGAAAAGTACGGGTGATACAACATATCGCTGGCCGCACCTCCGCCAAAGAGATGAACGACCCGCTCATCTCCGCACTGAAGGCCGCTAACCTACCGCACGATTATTACCAAACGACGACAATCGTGAATACCGACGATGCCATTATCGGCACCAGCATGTTTGTGCGCAGTAGCCTTGAGGACAACAAGAAAGCCTTCCCGTGGTCGCAATTTATTGTCGATAGCAACGGTAACGTGCGGAAAACCTGGCAGCTACAGCCGCAAAGCTCAGCTATCGCCGTGCTGGATAAACAAGGGAAAGTCCGTTTCGTGAAGGATGGCGCACTGAATGGGCAGGAAGTGCAGCAGGTGATGTCCCTGCTGCGCCAGTTGCTGGAAGAGAAATAA
- the cysQ gene encoding 3'(2'),5'-bisphosphate nucleotidase CysQ, whose translation MLETVCQLARDAGTAIMQVYEGQHPVDVAHKNDDSPVTAADLAAHRVIKDGLTAAFPDIPVLSEEDPPTWEIRQHWQRYWLVDPLDGTKEFLSRNGEFTVNIALIEHGQAVLGVVYVPVTGVMYSAAAGKAWKEENGQRRHITVKQAHPPLVVVSRSHADRELKDYLNQLGEHQTVAIGSSLKFCLVAEGEAQLYPRFGPTNIWDTAAGHAVAVAAGAQIHDWQGQPLSYTPRESFLNPGFRVSLF comes from the coding sequence ATGTTAGAAACTGTTTGCCAACTGGCTCGCGATGCCGGTACTGCCATTATGCAGGTTTACGAAGGGCAACATCCTGTGGATGTCGCGCATAAGAACGATGATTCGCCAGTGACCGCCGCCGATCTGGCGGCGCACCGGGTCATTAAGGATGGGCTGACCGCGGCGTTCCCTGATATTCCCGTGCTGTCAGAAGAAGATCCGCCCACATGGGAAATCCGTCAGCACTGGCAGCGCTATTGGCTGGTTGATCCGTTGGATGGCACCAAAGAATTCCTCAGCCGCAATGGTGAGTTCACGGTGAATATTGCGCTGATCGAGCATGGTCAAGCCGTTCTGGGTGTGGTTTATGTACCGGTCACGGGCGTGATGTATTCTGCGGCGGCAGGTAAAGCCTGGAAAGAAGAGAACGGCCAGCGTCGGCACATTACGGTGAAGCAGGCTCACCCGCCGCTGGTGGTGGTCAGTCGTTCTCATGCCGATCGTGAATTAAAGGACTACCTCAACCAACTGGGCGAGCACCAGACGGTGGCGATTGGGTCATCGCTCAAATTTTGTCTGGTGGCGGAAGGCGAAGCACAGCTTTACCCGCGCTTCGGACCGACAAACATTTGGGATACGGCGGCGGGCCACGCGGTGGCGGTGGCTGCCGGGGCACAGATTCACGACTGGCAAGGACAGCCGTTATCCTATACGCCGCGTGAATCCTTCCTCAACCCCGGCTTTCGCGTCTCTTTATTTTAG
- a CDS encoding DUF1107 domain-containing protein, producing MRIFERYNPLKVAKYVKTLFRGRLYIKGVGAFEFDYGKILLPKKQDKQHLLVMSEVNRQVIRLQAEMG from the coding sequence ATGAGGATTTTCGAACGTTACAATCCTTTGAAAGTCGCTAAATATGTGAAAACCCTGTTTCGCGGGCGGCTGTACATAAAAGGGGTTGGTGCTTTTGAGTTCGACTACGGCAAAATTCTACTGCCAAAGAAACAGGATAAGCAGCATCTTCTGGTGATGTCCGAAGTGAATCGCCAGGTCATCCGGCTTCAGGCTGAGATGGGATGA